One genomic window of Fusarium fujikuroi IMI 58289 draft genome, chromosome FFUJ_chr01 includes the following:
- a CDS encoding related to TPC1-mitochondrial transport protein, whose amino-acid sequence MSHKEGRLKDEGSRVQVIAAGAVAGLVSRFVVAPLDVVKIRLQLQPHSLSDPVAALRNAPAYRGAFATLKHILKHEGLTGLWKGNVPAELMYVCYGAVQFTTYRSATLFLRTAFPSRLPDAAESFIAGAASGAAATTVTYPLDLLRTRFAAQGRHRVYQSLRSAVWDIKRDEGWRGFFRGIGPGLGQIIPFMGIFFVTYESLRTSLEGLHMPWGSGDATAGMCASILSKTAVFPLDLVRKRIQVQGPARQQYIYQNIPEYATARSALLTILRTEGFRGLYKGLTISLLKSAPASAVTLWTYEQSLNLMLDWDSGSKETIPNEL is encoded by the exons ATGTCGCACAAAGAAGGGCGCCTCAAGGATGAG GGCTCGAGGGTCCAAGTCATAGCTGCGGGAGCAGTAGCAGGTTTGGTTTCTAG ATTCGTTGTTGCTCCCCTCGATGTCGTCAAGATCCGTCTCCAACTCCAGCCTCATTCTCTGTCCGATCCCGTAGCAGCTTTGCGCAACGCACCGGCTTATCGAGGAGCATTCGCGACCCTGAAACACATCCTCAAGCATGAAGGTTTGACAGGCCTGTGGAAGGGTAATGTTCCTGCAGAGCTTATGTATGTATGCTATGGTGCCGTACAATTCACAACATACCGCTCGGCGACCCTGTTCCTCCGAACGGCATTTCCCTCAAGGTTGCCCGATGCTGCCGAAAGTTTTATTGCTGGTGCTGCCTCTGGTGCTGCTGCCACCACCGTCACATATCCTCTCGATTTGTTAAGAACACGATTCGCAGCTCAGGGCCGACACCGTGTTTACCAATCGCTGCGCAGTGCCGTCTGGGATATAAAACGCGATGAGGGTTGGCGCGGCTTTTTTAGAGGCATTGGGCCTGGACTCGGCCAAATCATACCCTTCATGGGCATCTTTTTCGTCACTTATGAATCCCTTAGAACGTCTCTAGAGGGATTACACATGCCATGGGGCAGCGGAGATGCTACTGCTGGCATGTGTGCCAGCATTTTATCCAAAACAGCTGTATTCCCTCTCGATCTTGTACGAAAGCGTATTCAGGTGCAGGGGCCAGCGCGGCAGCAATACATCTACCAAAACATTCCCGAGTACGCCACGGCACGGAGCGCACTTTTAACGATATTACGCACAGAAGGTTTCCGCGGGTTGTACAAGGGCCTGACTATCAGTCTTCTCAAATCAGCCCCTGCGAGCGCTGTCACTCTCTGGACATATGAACAGAGCTTGAATTTGATGCTCGATTGGGATTCGGGCAGTAAGGAGACCATCCCCAATGAATTATAG
- a CDS encoding related to SHR3-endoplasmatic reticulum membrane protein gives MTSFIDYSKNTRSKNYHGSGSFATFMIIAPVCFFLGILFASFPYDFPLLWTKAPVPDNFFDHLETHLKFVHQSPALISRILHIVISIGFIGFFIKLFRPSEANFLFDGASLILYLIGFGVYVANIVKALRSVSAEIWTNDGFDGKTHEGESGELILGREDSLKVLSASNTILALVLVGILVLQVGEWYAEKKEADDAAAVDAKEASEKKEGSPSKASTKKKQ, from the exons ATGACCTCCTTCATCGACTATTCAAAGAACACCAGGTCGAAGAATTACCATGGATCCGGTTCATTTGCCACCTTTATGATCATCGCTC CTGTGTGCTTCTTCCTGGGCATCCTTTTTGCCTCATTCCCTTACGACTTCCCTCTTCTATGGACCAAGGCTCCTGTGCCCGATAACTTCTTTGATCACCTCGAAACACATTTGAAGTTTGTACACCAGTCTCCGGCGCTCATTAGCCGTATCCTCCACATTGTCATCTCTATCGGCTTCATCGGTTTCTTCATTAAGCTCTTCCGCCCCAGCGAGGCCAACTTCCTGTTTGACGGCGCGTCCCTCATTCTCTACCTGATTGGTTTCGGTGTCTACGTCGCCAACATTGTCAAGGCTCTCCGAAGTGTTAGTGCCGAGATCTGGACCAACGACGGCTTCGATGGCAAGACTCATGAGGGCGAGAGCGGCGAGCTTATTCTTGGTCGTGAGGACAGCTTGAAGGTTCTTTCGGCCAGCAATACcattcttgcccttgtccttgttggaATCCTCGTTCTGCAAGTCGGCGAGTGgtatgctgagaagaaggaggctgatgACGCCGCCGCTGTCGATGCCAAGGAGGCctcggagaagaaggagggttCCCCTAGCAAGGCCtccaccaagaagaagcagtaa
- a CDS encoding probable DNA repair protein MUS-42, which yields MGSVLEKNSSQVRKRIETHKFEDEGGEEYEGSEFNGFNDYFRRKKIKLQNLDAEIRANSDKPQIFKGIVVHVTGYTQPPLHVYACFLLLNRVLLLIKFSLHREIVQHGGGFLQYLDSKTMATHIVASTLPPKKSVDFSRYRIVKPAWIIESIKAGQILPWSNYRVLDEGPRQKVLKFDGDSGLSPSTPLSKQGYREQTENSFYANQFKASSFPGQSLTQAAEKARTPVRPKNGVDTTPIMADANSSCIKKPVAPPSVSPEDQPVVASLDLETTDGEMLGPETGILPVPVAQSTHTHPDTSKPLTSEEHNAMLLSDPRLRKSSTANPDFLKQFYSESRLHHLSTWKAELKSKMQRLAAEKGQSCPHGKKRLFPRRYVMHVDFDSFFCAVSLKKSPEYIDKPAVVAHSTGSGSEIASCNYPARDFGVKNGMWMKSALEMCPELKVLPYDFPAYEEASRLFYESILEIGGLVQSVSIDEALVDITPIVLTSSNSEGTSSDAENTAWEHDMADKLATDLRDKVKSLTGCHVSVGIGANILQAKVALRKAKPAGQYQLKPENVLHIMGDLKVDQLPGVARSIGGKLEDIGVTHVKDLREVSKERLTSILGPKTGEKLWEYARGIDRSEVGEQPPRKSVSAEVNWGIRFISQPEAEEFVYNLCKELEKRLSSENVKGRQLTMKIMRRAIDAPLDPPKSLGHGKCDTFNKSITFGVATNDGQAIGKEAVNILRSYKFSPGDLRGLGVQMTKLEPVKFNFAAPGGSQKKLAFGTFTKPSPAREASSTEQIDEIESPGKQRQTSSRDICQDPITDDPLTPRKQRVHPAMALTKASDDDVKAKTPLNVSGTQFIIPSNVDATILAELPNSIRHKLMAQGSRISDIRIESPITESRSQGSMPSDACPTQVDPEVFNALPDEVKTEILATYGRKTRQTTPLKSPHKDSATESRKPSTPSKRGRPRGLFGKAQRQRDAQAGLLQTNFRSLNQVGDAFEDEDIEELDPGFLAELPEEMRKEVIEEHRKRQRARETSLETPLRRNSTPDPEGLLPGGQCRIQFPVVPRKISFSTSGVTSTREIKDMIDAWHSETRRLGPHRRDLAVLEDFLVKVIQEERDLEKATKLVKWLDVIVEQDGRRGRGQEVWRRSVEAIKVIVQDAVKQLAMAPLKL from the coding sequence ATGGGGAGTGTTCTTGAGAAAAACTCCTCGCAAGTGAGAAAGCGTATCGAAACGCACAAATTTGAAGACGAAGGAGGGGAGGAATACGAGGGCAGTGAATTCAATGGGTTCAACGACTATTTCAGgcgcaagaagatcaagcttcAAAACCTCGATGCTGAAATACGAGCCAACTCAGACAAACCCCAAATATTCAAAGGGATTGTCGTTCATGTTACTGGGTATACCCAACCACCATTACATGTGTATGCTTGTTTTCTCCTCCTGAATAGGGTTCTCTTGCTGATAAAATTTAGTCTTCATCGTGAGATTGTGCAGCATGGTGGTGGGTTTCTTCAATACCTGGATTCGAAAACAATGGCGACTCACATCGTTGCCTCGACGCTCCCCCCTAAGAAATCTGTCGACTTCAGCCGGTACCGAATCGTTAAACCGGCATGGATCATTGAATCTATCAAGGCTGGGCAAATTCTCCCGTGGTCTAACTATCGGGTTCTGGACGAAGGACCAAGGCAAAAAGTTCTCAAGTTCGACGGCGATAGCGGTCTGTCACCGTCAACTCCTCTTTCGAAACAAGGCTATCGTGAACAAACAGAGAACAGTTTCTACGCGAATCAATTTAAAGCATCTTCCTTCCCTGGCCAGTCTCTAACTcaagctgctgagaaggctcGGACCCCTGTTCGTCCTAAAAATGGTGTAGACACGACACCTATAATGGCAGATGCCAATAGCTCTTGCATTAAGAAGCCAGTAGCTCCCCCAAGTGTCTCTCCTGAGGATCAACCAGTTGTGGCTTCACTGGACTTAGAGACAACTGATGGCGAAATGTTGGGACCTGAAACAGGAATTCTTCCTGTGCCTGTAGCACAATCCACACACACACACCCGGACACTTCGAAGCCATTGACATCCGAGGAGCATAATGCAATGTTATTGTCTGACCCCAGGCTAAGGAAGTCCTCAACGGCCAACCCGGATTTCCTTAAACAGTTTTACTCCGAAAGTCGACTACATCATCTCTCGACATGGAAAGCCGAGCTGAAATCGAAGATGCAACGGCTTGCTGCAGAAAAGGGCCAATCTTGTCCACACGGCAAGAAGCGACTTTTCCCGAGACGATACGTCATGcatgttgactttgacagcttcttctgtgcGGTTTCATTAAAGAAAAGTCCCGAGTATATCGATAAGCCAGCTGTCGTCGCCCACAGCACAGGTTCAGGGTCGGAAATTGCAAGCTGCAACTATCCTGCACGAGACTTTGGCGTCAAAAATGGGATGTGGATGAAATCGGCACTTGAAATGTGCCCCGAACTGAAGGTACTCCCCTATGATTTTCCTGCATACGAAGAAGCGAGCCGTCTGTTTTATGAATCAATCCTAGAAATTGGCGGCTTGGTGCAGAGTGTGAGTATTGATGAGGCTCTCGTGGACATAACGCCAATCGTTTTGACAAGTTCCAACTCTGAGGGCACGAGCTCTGATGCAGAAAACACGGCTTGGGAGCATGACATGGCAGACAAGCTTGCAACGGATCTTCGCGACAAGGTCAAATCTCTGACGGGTTGCCATGTTTCGGTCGGCATTGGAGCAAACATACTACAAGCCAAAGTGGCGCTTCGGAAAGCGAAACCTGCAGGTCAATATCAACTGAAACCTGAAAATGTCTTGCACATAATGGGGGATCTCAAAGTGGATCAGCTTCCTGGAGTTGCCCGGAGTATCGGTGGGAAGCTTGAGGATATCGGTGTTACTCACGTTAAAGACCTGCGGGAGGTTTCGAAAGAGCGCCTCACGTCAATTCTTGGACCTAAAACAGGCGAGAAACTCTGGGAATATGCTCGTGGTATTGATCGCTCAGAAGTTGGAGAACAACCACCTCGAAAATCCGTCTCAGCGGAAGTTAACTGGGGCATCCGATTCATCAGCCAGCCGGAAGCAGAAGAATTCGTCTATAATTTGtgcaaggagcttgagaaaaGACTCTCGAGTGAAAATGTTAAAGGGCGCCAGTTaacgatgaagatcatgagaAGAGCGATAGACGCTCCTCTGGACCCTCCAAAATCGCTAGGGCACGGTAAATGCGACACATTCAACAAGAGCATTACCTTCGGGGTAGCCACCAATGATGGGCAAGCAATCGGCAAGGAGGCCGTCAATATACTACGGTCTTATAAATTTAGCCCTGGTGATTTGCGTGGACTGGGAGTACAAATGACGAAGCTGGAACCTGTCAAATTTAACTTTGCGGCCCCTGGCGGTAGCCAGAAAAAGTTGGCTTTCGGGACTTTTACAAAGCCATCACCAGCCAGGGAAGCTTCCTCAACGGAGCAAATTGACGAGATCGAGAGCCCTGGAAAACAGAGGCAGACATCGAGCCGTGATATTTGCCAGGATCCTATCACTGATGATCCATTGACACCTCGAAAGCAAAGGGTCCATCCTGCTATGGCATTGACCAAGGCAAGCGACGATGACGTGAAAGCAAAGACACCTCTGAATGTTTCTGGAACCCAGTTCATCATTCCTAGTAACGTGGACGCTACCATCCTCGCAGAACTTCCCAACAGCATTCGCCATAAACTGATGGCTCAGGGGTCACGAATATCAGATATCCGCATCGAGTCTCCTATAACCGAATCAAGATCCCAGGGCTCCATGCCATCTGACGCATGCCCAACTCAAGTTGATCCGGAGGTTTTCAATGCGTTACCGGATGAAGTGAAGACCGAGATCCTGGCCACTTACGGACGAAAAACCAGACAAACGACACCGCTCAAATCCCCACACAAGGATAGTGCAACGGAATCGAGGAAACCCTCTACTCCATCGAAACGTGGTCGACCACGGGGGTTATTTGGCAAAGCTCAGCGGCAACGGGATGCACAAGCTGGTCTTTTGCAAACCAACTTCCGTTCGTTGAATCAAGTCGGTGACGCcttcgaggatgaagatattGAAGAGCTGGATCCAGGATTTCTCGCCGAGCTACCTGAAGAAATGCGAAAAGAGGTCATCGAGGAACATAGAAAGCGCCAGAGAGCCAGAGAAACAAGTCTGGAAACACCTTTGCGTAGGAACAGCACGCCCGACCCTGAAGGGCTATTGCCAGGTGGCCAGTGTAGAATCCAATTTCCTGTAGTGCCACGCAAGATCTCATTTTCTACCTCGGGAGTTACCTCGACGCGGGAGATTAAAGATATGATAGATGCTTGGCATTCAGAAACAAGAAGGTTGGGCCCGCACCGCCGGGACTTAGCGGTTCTGGAAGATTTTCTAGTAAAGGTCATCCAAGAAGAACGCGATTTGGAAAAAGCAACCAAGTTGGTCAAGTGGTTGGATGTGATAGTTGAACAGGATGGTAGAAGGGGGCGAGGACAGGAAGTTTGGAGACGATCCGTTGAAGCTATCAAAGTGATTGTGCAAGATGCTGTAAAGCAACTGGCCATGGCTCCATTGAAGCTCTGA
- a CDS encoding related to uridine ribohydrolase, translating to MSEGQVPVWLDCDPGHDDAFAILLAAYHPQIRLLGVSTVFGNASLENTTHNAASILTAIGMHDIPLYIGLGKALERPALHAPTDIHGVSGLDGTDLLPEPLVTPSPIPAVEAMAEALRAQPAGTAWIVATGALTNVGALLRAYPELISHIKGVSLMGGSIGDNFSDAPLGEVDGHPRIGNYTAWAEFNILVDPEAAATVFHTKEIAAKTTIVPLDLSHQVLATSEVREMLLYGPDAERTGPGKTTLRTMLVELLYFFAQTYADTFGITAGPPLHDPIAVAAVLIGTENEIPFFEWDAKHSQPPEHDERFEVTVITEGTFEEAKKGKQTGRTLAKLLPPGQQGVRIPRGVDTAKFWQVIEECIERADAKNAALALAK from the exons ATGTCTGAAGGTCAGGTTCCTGTTTGGCTGGATTGTGATCCAGGTCATGAT GACGCTTTCGCTATTCTTCTGGCAGCTTATCATCCTCAGATCAGATTGCTCGGTGTCTCAACGGTCTTTGGCAATGCATCTCTTGA AAACACTACGCATAATGCTGCCTCCATTCTCACCGCCATTGGTATGCACGATATTCCTCTGTATATCGGCCTGGGTAAGGCTCTTGAACGTCCTGCCCTTCATGCGCCAACGGATATCCACGGTGTTTCTGGCTTAGATGGCACCGACCTTCTTCCTGAGCCACTCGTAACCCCCTCCCCTATCCCGGCTGTTGAGGCGATGGCGGAGGCCCTCCGTGCTCAACCCGCTGGTACAGCGTGGATTGTTGCAACGGGTGCGCTGACGAACGTCGGGGCTCTGCTCCGTGCTTATCCAGAGCTTATCAGTCACATTAAGGGTGTCAGTCTTATGGGAGGCTCTATTGGCGATAATTTCTCAGATGCACCGCTCGGCGAAGTTGATGGTCACCCTAGAATCGGAAACTACACGGCTTGGGCTGAGTTCAACATCCTCGTTGAcccagaagctgctgctaCGGTGTTCCATACCAAAGAGATCGCTGCCAAAACTACGATTGTGCCCCTCGATCTCAGCCATCAGGTGTTGGCGACATCGGAGGTGAGAGAGATGCTGCTGTACGGCCCCGATGCTGAGCGGACAGGTCCCGGGAAGACAACTCTCCGTACCATGCTTGTTGAGCTCCTTTACTTCTTTGCTCAAACATATGC TGACACCTTCGGTATTACCGCTGGACCCCCTCTGCATGATCCTATTGCCGTTGCTGCTGTACTTATTGGCACCGAAAATGAGATTCCCTTCTTCGAGTGGGACGCCAAGCACAGTCAGCCCCCCGAGCATGATGAACGCTTCGAAGTCACTGTCATAACTGAGGGCACGTTTGAAGAGGCTAAGAAGGGTAAGCAGACAGGTCGCACATTGGCCAAGTTGCTTCCGCCAGGTCAACAAGGTGTTAGAATTCCTCGGGGAGTCGACACTGCCAAATTCTGGCAGGTTATCGAAGAGTGCATTGAGCGAGCAGACGCAAAAAATGCTGCTCTTGCGCTTGCGAAGTAG
- a CDS encoding related to alpha-L-rhamnosidase A, with protein MRPFKAIIVSLLQISSASLSASISTPRPCRNVAPSFWPDGIAVDTSYNPKTSKLSSFTLNSKSRVATVDYGTERAGLPFFEVLDLDKPIQVELRFSEAFIYLKEPWSDGPYLFNTGQANSFRVETFNITQPGCYKSRFVQGGQRWQALRLLTDSFVTIRNVGLESTINTVEVRDLPGAFSCSDNILNDIWKLGARATIDSCLGKSTQPAVWQIDPNNGAYVANQRPAMTIEGHSFANYTLEFDAFIDRGGLWWAVAQPLALDGLHIQLTGEMPSRSSFANTNNTVTPPNTLLLASGFGFVNQTTLPSYILASTKIPFSVKEKTWYRIKTVLGGKGKLEISVDGREVLKVDLTNYAPGGKPVSTIGPFGFGAWQDQAAYFRNAIAYDTENKYVIYRNPLTSPETLVEYGTQENLGTVCLDGPKRDRLVWLGDFYHTSRIIGASTGGFNYTRGTFDFLLQTQIRSGQIAIAPYLGYDPTKTGTLSLERVYGLDDYQLLGFLAFAHYIRQTNDIQYARKTWAQWEKQLSWLASNINSTSGLADFGFTFLGAAQGGSLGSCATVETLNAAADIAEAIGKKTSSEYRKLATDLARSINQKLWNKSLGTYGYALGDLNTSSVAGTAFCLSSHVASKERAVSAVAALDELELGLGYKDRSTLDDHDTETKISPNTNGLLLQAIMAAEDWGRAAKLIYNVWGAMLKDPETRSGASWEYLTPAGQPGLGAFTSLGHPWGGAATYILTEWVSGLRSADGVQGFGYKNWVVNPELGAHMGLSHARAKVPLYPSGELEVKWSIKSKKMSVQIKAPPETKGVFWIGKTKKTLENDSSYRFTIQL; from the exons ATGCGTCCTTTCAAGGCTATCATTGTGTCGCTCTTACAAATTTCTTCTGCCTCGTTAAGCGCATCAATATCGACGCCAAGACCATGTCGAAACGTGGCTCCGTCATTCTGGCCAGATGGAATTGCTGTAGATACAAGTTACAACCCCAAGACATCCAAGCTCAGCAGTTTCACCCTCAACTCAAAATCCCGCGTTGCCACAGTTGATTACGGGACTGAGCGTGCTGGGTTACCCTTCTTTGAGGTCCTCGACCTGGATAAGCCGATCCAAGTTGAGCTGAGATTCAGTGAGGCTTTCATTTACCTCAAAGAGCCGTGGTCAGATGGCCCCTATCTTTTTAACACGGGCCAGGCAAATAGCTTTCGAGTCGAAACCTTCAATATCACACAGCCAGGTTGTTACAAATCAAGATTCGTTCAGGGGGGGCAACGGTGGCAAGCCCTTCGGCTTCTGACCGACAGTTTCGTGACTATCAGAAACGTGGGGCTTGAGTCGACCATTAACACAGTTGAAGTTCGAGACCTTCCCGGTGCCTTCTCCTGCAGTGACAACATTTTGAACGACATCTGGAAGCTTGGTGCTCGGGCAACTATTGATTCGTGCTTGGGAAAGTCTACACAGCCTGCAGTATGGCAGATTGATCCCAACAACGGTGCATATGTTGCCAATCAACGCCCAGCAATGACCATTGAAGGCCATTCTTTCGCTAACTATACACTGGAGTTCGATGCGTTCATCGACCGAGGAGGACTCTGGTGGGCAGTG GCGCAACCGTTGGCATTAGATGGCCTCCACATTCAGTTAACTGGAGAAATGCCTTCCAGGTCGTCCttcgccaacaccaacaacactgtGACGCCCCCAAACACTCTGCTGCTAGCCAGTGGATTTGGATTTGTCAACCAGACCACTTTGCCATCTTATATCTTGGCTTCGACCAAGATTCCATTCTCAGTGAAGGAAAAGACCTGGTACCGTATTAAGACAGTGCTTGGCGGAAAAGGAAAGCTAGAGATTTCAGTCGATGGACGAGAAGTTCTAAAAGTCGACTTGACAAATTACGCCCCTGGAGGAAAACCTGTATCTACAATTGGGCCTTTCGGTTTTGGTGcctggcaagatcaagcagcATATTTCAGGAATGCTATTGCCTATGACACTGAAAACAAATATGTGATATATAGGAACCCTTTGACCAGCCCAGAAACGCTAGTTGAGTACGGGACGCAGGAAAACCTGGGTACTGTTTGTCTTGATGGCCCCAAAAGAGATCGCCTTGTTTGGTTGGGCGATTTCTACCATACATCTCGCATCATCGGGGCCAGTACGGGTGGATTCAACTATACCAGAGGTACTTTCGACTTTTTGCTGCAAACTCAAATCCGCAGTGGGCAAATAGCCATAGCCCCCTATCTTGGGTATGACCCTACCAAAACTGGGACTCTTTCGTTAGAAAGAGTCTACGGTCTGGACGATTATCAGCTCTTGGGCTTCCTCGCATTCGCCCACTACATCCGGCAGACAAACGACATCCAATACGCGAGGAAGACCTGGGCCCAATGGGAAAAGCAGCTGTCGTGGCTCGCCAGCAATATCAACTCTACAAGCGGCCTTGCTGACTTCGGCTTTACCTTTCTCGGTGCTGCCCAGGGAGGGTCCTTGGGCTCTTGTGCCACAGTCGAGACCCTCAATGCTGCTGCAGACATCGCCGAAGCAATTGGCAAGAAAACGTCTTCAGAGTACCGTAAGTTGGCGACCGACTTGGCACGATCGATCAACCAGAAACTATGGAACAAATCCCTGGGGACCTATGGCTATGCCCTGGGAGACCTAAATACCTCCTCAGTAGCTGGTACTGCTTTCTGCCTCTCATCTCATGTGGCGTCAAAGGAACGAGCAGTGTCTGCTGTTGCAGCCCTTGACGAGTTAGAGCTTGGTCTGGGTTACAAAGATCGTTCGACTCTCGATGATCACGATACCGAGACTAAGATCTCTCCTAACACTAACGGGCTGCTCCTCCAGGCCATTATGGCCGCCGAGGACTGGGGCAGGGCCGCCAAGCTGATATACAACGTCTGGGGTGCAATGTTGAAAGACCCTGAGACAAGGAGCGGCGCAAGTTGGGAGTATCTCACACCTGCTGGTCAGCCAGGCTTGGGTGCTTTCACTAGCCTGGGCCACCCGTGGGGAGGCGCCGCAACCTACATCCTTACTGAATGGGTCTCTGGGTTGCGAAGTGCTGATGGTGTTCAGGGCTTTGGGTACAAGAACTGGGTGGTGAACCCAGAGCTTGGAGCTCACATGGGTCTTTCTCATGCGAGAGCAAAGGTTCCTCTATATCCATCAGGAGAACTCGAAGTCAAATGGTCTATCAAGTCAAAGAAAATGTCCGTTCAGATAAAGGCACCCCCTGAGACAAAGGGTGTTTTCTGGATTGGCAAGACGAAGAAAACGCTGGAAAACGATTCAAGCTATCGATTCACTATTCAATTGTAG